A region of Candidatus Hydrogenedentota bacterium DNA encodes the following proteins:
- a CDS encoding NAD(P)-dependent alcohol dehydrogenase, whose translation MKAIVCTEYGSPDVLRLADLDKPVPGDGEVLVRIHATSVNAGDWHVLRASPFLVRLVYGVFKPKVTVLGADIAGVVEAVGAGVSRFNVGDAVFGDISRYGFGGFAEYVCVPEEPLAKMPSKLTFLEAAAVPVASVVALQALRDAGKIEAGQNVLIYGASGGVGTFAVPLAKHFGAEVTAVCSTANVERALSLGADRVIDYTKEDFADGDARFDLIIGANGARSIFDFRKALAPKGRYVSSGGATSQFLQSILIGPVLSLAGSRKFVNFLVRPNGADVAFIAGLIEAGLLTPVIDRRYSLAQVPDAIRYLEAGHARGKVVIDVLGGD comes from the coding sequence ATGAAGGCGATAGTGTGCACGGAATACGGATCGCCGGATGTGCTCCGGCTGGCGGACCTTGATAAGCCCGTGCCGGGTGATGGCGAGGTCCTGGTAAGGATCCACGCGACCTCCGTCAATGCCGGGGATTGGCACGTCTTGCGGGCGTCTCCATTTCTGGTGCGGCTGGTATACGGTGTGTTCAAGCCCAAGGTGACCGTGCTCGGGGCCGACATCGCGGGCGTCGTGGAGGCGGTCGGCGCGGGCGTCTCACGTTTCAACGTGGGGGACGCCGTCTTCGGGGACATATCCCGCTACGGATTCGGCGGTTTCGCGGAGTATGTGTGCGTGCCGGAGGAGCCCCTTGCTAAAATGCCGAGTAAGCTGACTTTCCTGGAAGCCGCGGCGGTGCCGGTGGCTTCGGTCGTGGCCCTTCAGGCGCTGCGCGACGCGGGAAAAATCGAAGCGGGACAGAACGTACTGATCTACGGCGCTTCCGGCGGCGTGGGGACGTTTGCGGTGCCGCTGGCGAAGCATTTCGGGGCGGAGGTGACGGCCGTGTGCAGTACGGCGAACGTGGAGCGGGCCCTGTCGCTCGGCGCCGACCGCGTCATCGACTATACGAAGGAGGACTTCGCGGACGGAGACGCGCGGTTTGACCTCATTATCGGGGCGAACGGGGCACGCTCCATATTCGATTTCCGAAAGGCGCTGGCCCCCAAAGGCAGGTATGTTTCGAGCGGCGGTGCCACGTCTCAGTTTCTTCAATCCATCCTGATCGGCCCCGTGTTGTCGCTCGCGGGGAGCCGCAAGTTTGTAAACTTTCTCGTGCGTCCGAACGGCGCGGACGTTGCTTTCATCGCCGGACTTATCGAAGCGGGTTTGCTGACGCCCGTCATTGATCGTAGATATTCCCTCGCACAGGTACCCGATGCGATCCGCTATCTGGAAGCGGGTCACGCCCGGGGAAAGGTGGTGATCGATGTCCTCGGCGGCGATTGA
- a CDS encoding HIRAN domain-containing protein, whose protein sequence is MKHHTEEFDELVVVFQEPISRRWFPVGLLSFEQGLYHFRYTRGAVDAKEAGTFIPFGVMTDLEATYRSEKLFPLFQNRVMPRSRPEYKSYTRWLLGETDAPEQLSPMQELGRSGGARATDNIQLYPIPKNVDGNYRMSFFAHGVRHLPESAQKAIDAQRLRTRLQLKPDPNNDHDSDALTLWTEHPSMLVGYCPRFLCLDFFTILHQDPQAEVVLAQVNADAPLQFRYRCELTARWPENFKPFDTAAFQFVSGEVVST, encoded by the coding sequence ATGAAGCATCACACCGAGGAGTTCGATGAACTGGTGGTCGTGTTTCAAGAGCCGATCTCCCGCAGGTGGTTTCCGGTCGGTCTTCTGTCCTTCGAACAAGGGCTGTATCATTTTCGGTACACACGTGGAGCCGTGGACGCCAAGGAGGCGGGCACATTTATTCCGTTCGGCGTAATGACGGATCTCGAAGCCACTTACAGGTCGGAAAAGCTCTTCCCGCTATTCCAAAACCGCGTAATGCCGCGCTCACGCCCCGAATACAAGTCCTACACACGCTGGTTGCTCGGCGAAACCGATGCGCCCGAACAGCTATCTCCAATGCAAGAACTCGGCCGCTCTGGCGGCGCGCGTGCGACGGACAATATCCAACTCTATCCAATTCCAAAAAACGTGGATGGCAACTATCGAATGTCATTCTTCGCACACGGTGTCCGCCATCTTCCCGAATCCGCGCAAAAAGCTATTGATGCGCAACGATTGCGAACAAGATTGCAGTTAAAGCCAGATCCGAACAATGATCACGATTCCGATGCATTGACCCTGTGGACTGAACATCCTTCAATGCTTGTCGGCTACTGCCCGAGATTCCTTTGTCTCGATTTCTTCACAATTTTACACCAAGACCCGCAAGCGGAAGTCGTGTTGGCCCAAGTGAACGCCGACGCCCCGCTACAGTTCCGATACCGTTGCGAACTGACAGCCCGCTGGCCGGAAAACTTCAAGCCCTTCGACACGGCAGCATTCCAATTTGTATCCGGTGAAGTGGTGAGTACGTAG
- a CDS encoding TerB N-terminal domain-containing protein, with amino-acid sequence MTDSVPHSGPPEDGLIDGAREDVSESLPLADQGADERWTIPWALVEGETPRGEAVLTWCGSDAAVEIGAFSIPNPMLYTADGCPAEPEASCIDTTLEIGVPDVESAPAVGHWSGYAALTPTQRANYIQWLASGASAPLRDIHYAFLYFYGLERHALIDKGDPERVLRALMHLLKHYEGHSSFFSSASRLAAFLFATKGIEKLKPAWFKRLFAPRGVPLHHDSLAVALTWLYERKKPLPAALAFEVARQDIRCPQGSAYRDEPEVFRARFEAAYTARFGEGMTIQSADAKRTWKYRPINPSLQSWEHFAKLWSVTAPDVMGAAEQFAPLVDVWKSCDNPDAPPNPWESLVAEYANADGRMLVPITKVAPVAGVALGKSKELSIAESLAIVAGASGAGYGLIPEPRLLLGPYRRDERVVLIRQAEEPTPDSERYYLAGALLLSLGAAMAEIDGEVDHIEVLHVSEIVNSLYHFNDFDKHRLGVLRKRLLKHPPKLSALTRRLRAILNEEERIEAGVFLVGVAGSNFSIGDEERRALRRAWRAFELPTRSLDALLEALVSTATAEGRDPVNRDALARLMRETKRFAVRLGAAMQEIEVVMGEEAGARDVWYVRKGTVVGEGELEESVQVRDAYRDGLYALLRRGDWSEAEFIALGEREGVFVKGAVLPIDEWAWDCSDDADAVRVALSMEKD; translated from the coding sequence ATGACCGACTCTGTACCGCATAGCGGCCCGCCGGAAGACGGGCTCATTGACGGCGCGCGCGAGGACGTGTCGGAATCCCTGCCGCTTGCAGACCAGGGCGCCGACGAGCGCTGGACGATTCCGTGGGCGCTGGTGGAAGGCGAGACGCCGCGCGGTGAAGCCGTGTTGACGTGGTGCGGGAGCGATGCGGCGGTGGAGATTGGGGCATTCTCGATCCCCAATCCCATGCTGTATACCGCCGACGGTTGCCCGGCCGAGCCGGAGGCTTCGTGCATCGACACGACCCTTGAGATCGGCGTTCCGGACGTTGAGAGCGCGCCCGCTGTTGGCCATTGGTCCGGCTATGCGGCATTGACGCCAACGCAGCGCGCGAATTATATCCAGTGGCTTGCTTCCGGTGCTTCAGCGCCGCTGCGCGATATCCACTATGCGTTCCTGTACTTTTACGGGCTCGAGCGCCATGCCTTGATCGACAAAGGGGATCCCGAGCGGGTGTTGCGCGCGCTCATGCACCTACTGAAGCACTACGAGGGCCATTCGTCCTTCTTCAGCAGCGCTTCGCGCCTGGCGGCTTTTCTGTTCGCCACGAAGGGCATCGAGAAGCTGAAGCCCGCGTGGTTCAAACGGCTCTTTGCGCCGCGCGGCGTTCCGCTTCATCATGACTCTCTGGCCGTGGCGTTGACCTGGCTCTATGAACGCAAGAAGCCGCTGCCCGCCGCGCTGGCTTTCGAGGTGGCGCGACAGGATATTCGCTGCCCGCAGGGTAGTGCCTATCGCGACGAGCCCGAAGTCTTTCGCGCGCGCTTTGAGGCGGCGTACACCGCGCGCTTTGGCGAGGGCATGACGATTCAGTCCGCCGACGCAAAGCGCACGTGGAAGTATCGTCCCATCAATCCATCGCTCCAGAGTTGGGAGCATTTTGCGAAGCTGTGGTCCGTTACCGCGCCCGATGTGATGGGCGCGGCGGAGCAGTTTGCGCCGCTTGTTGACGTGTGGAAATCGTGCGACAACCCGGATGCGCCACCAAATCCGTGGGAGTCTCTCGTCGCCGAGTATGCTAATGCGGATGGACGTATGCTCGTCCCGATCACCAAGGTGGCGCCCGTTGCCGGTGTGGCCCTGGGAAAATCGAAGGAGCTATCTATTGCAGAGAGCCTCGCGATTGTCGCGGGGGCGAGTGGCGCGGGCTATGGCTTGATTCCCGAGCCCCGCCTGCTGCTCGGACCCTATCGTCGCGATGAACGGGTGGTGCTTATCCGGCAGGCGGAGGAGCCGACACCGGACAGCGAGCGCTACTATCTTGCGGGGGCATTGCTCTTGTCGCTCGGTGCGGCGATGGCCGAGATCGATGGCGAAGTGGATCACATCGAGGTGTTGCATGTTTCGGAGATTGTGAATTCGCTGTACCATTTCAACGATTTCGACAAGCATCGGCTTGGCGTGCTGCGGAAACGTCTGTTGAAGCATCCGCCGAAGCTGTCGGCGCTCACGCGGCGTCTGCGGGCGATCCTGAATGAGGAAGAACGCATCGAAGCCGGCGTATTTCTCGTGGGCGTGGCCGGTTCAAATTTCAGCATTGGGGACGAGGAACGCCGCGCGCTGCGTCGCGCCTGGCGGGCCTTTGAGCTGCCCACGCGCAGTCTGGACGCCTTGCTTGAGGCGCTCGTTTCGACGGCCACGGCGGAAGGGAGGGATCCTGTGAACCGCGACGCGCTGGCGCGGCTCATGCGCGAAACGAAGCGCTTCGCGGTGCGCCTGGGCGCGGCCATGCAGGAGATCGAGGTGGTGATGGGCGAGGAAGCCGGGGCGCGAGATGTGTGGTATGTGCGGAAGGGTACGGTGGTGGGTGAAGGGGAGTTGGAGGAATCGGTGCAGGTGCGCGATGCGTATCGCGATGGGTTGTATGCGCTATTGCGGCGTGGGGATTGGAGCGAGGCGGAGTTTATCGCGCTGGGTGAGCGGGAGGGTGTGTTTGTGAAGGGGGCGGTGTTGCCGATTGACGAGTGGGCGTGGGATTGCTCGGATGACGCCGACGCTGTCCGCGTGGCCTTGTCAATGGAAAAGGATTAA